Proteins found in one Leptospira congkakensis genomic segment:
- a CDS encoding heme ABC transporter ATP-binding protein has product MTIQAIDIDYSIGSKKILSNIELEIHPGELHVLIGRNGAGKSSLFHMLCGDITPKKGNIYLDGIELKEYSKSHLAKLRAVLTQETTITFPIHSEAVIALGRHPHTTDITRDKEIIQTCLKITDSIEQREQNYATLSGGERQKINFGRILAQAWETPPRYIFLDEPVSALDIPNQYKTLNICRHMADQGYAVFMILHDLNLTAQYADKVTLLHKGSIVKSGKPNEVLTIENLETAFGIKTRILNAPEGNFIIPEIIGETI; this is encoded by the coding sequence ATGACAATACAAGCAATCGACATAGACTATTCGATAGGATCAAAAAAAATCCTCTCTAACATTGAATTAGAAATCCATCCTGGCGAACTTCATGTACTGATCGGACGTAATGGAGCAGGAAAGTCTTCCCTTTTTCACATGTTATGCGGAGATATAACCCCAAAAAAAGGAAACATTTATTTAGATGGAATCGAATTAAAAGAATATTCCAAAAGTCATTTGGCAAAGTTGAGGGCAGTTCTCACCCAAGAAACAACCATTACGTTTCCGATCCATTCTGAAGCAGTGATTGCTCTTGGTCGCCATCCGCACACAACGGATATTACCAGAGACAAAGAGATTATTCAAACTTGTTTAAAAATTACAGATTCAATCGAACAAAGAGAACAAAACTATGCCACCCTATCCGGCGGTGAAAGACAAAAAATTAACTTCGGAAGAATCTTAGCACAAGCTTGGGAAACACCTCCTCGTTATATATTTTTAGATGAACCTGTTTCTGCTTTGGACATTCCCAATCAATACAAAACCCTCAACATTTGTAGGCATATGGCTGACCAAGGTTACGCAGTATTTATGATCTTACACGATCTAAATCTAACAGCTCAATACGCAGACAAAGTAACCTTACTCCATAAAGGAAGTATTGTTAAATCAGGAAAACCGAACGAGGTATTGACGATTGAAAATTTAGAAACAGCATTTGGAATCAAAACAAGAATTTTAAATGCTCCAGAAGGCAACTTTATCATTCCAGAAATCATAGGAGAAACAATATGA
- a CDS encoding hemin-degrading factor yields the protein MNENLKQQWENLTKEMPKLRIRDAAKHLKVSEAELLATKIGSSVKLLKPEWAEFLLNTTSLGYVMALTRNESCVHERKGVYKDVSVNGQTALAVGEDIDLRIFLKDWKYGFYAEDQKENEIMRSFQFFDSKGEAVHKIYQTEKSSVDGWEKLKTQFVDETQVFTTPANVTNTKTETDDPKEIPEFLDAWSKLEDTHDFFSLLRKFKYSREFSLKAADGKFSFKISTENFLDLMKEASKRELDIMIFVGNPGMIQIHTGKIQKLEPMGPWFNVLDPEFNLHLRTDKIESVYIVDKPTKDGTVTSVEVFDNEGYLILQMFGKRKPGIPQSNVWYQLSREYVNKREELNPSLV from the coding sequence ATGAATGAGAACTTAAAACAACAATGGGAAAATTTAACAAAAGAAATGCCCAAACTCAGAATACGTGATGCAGCAAAACATCTAAAAGTAAGTGAAGCAGAACTTCTTGCTACAAAAATCGGATCCTCTGTAAAGTTACTGAAACCAGAATGGGCAGAGTTTTTGTTAAACACAACAAGCCTCGGTTATGTAATGGCACTTACAAGAAACGAATCTTGTGTTCACGAAAGGAAGGGAGTCTACAAAGATGTATCAGTAAATGGACAAACCGCACTTGCTGTTGGAGAAGATATAGACCTTCGTATTTTTTTAAAGGATTGGAAGTATGGTTTTTATGCAGAAGACCAAAAAGAAAACGAAATCATGCGCAGCTTTCAATTTTTTGATTCCAAAGGAGAAGCTGTTCACAAAATTTACCAAACAGAAAAATCGTCAGTGGATGGTTGGGAAAAACTCAAAACCCAGTTTGTTGATGAGACCCAGGTGTTTACGACTCCTGCAAATGTAACAAATACCAAAACAGAAACTGATGATCCAAAAGAGATCCCAGAATTTTTAGATGCGTGGAGTAAACTTGAAGACACACACGATTTCTTTTCATTATTAAGAAAATTTAAATACTCTCGTGAATTTTCACTAAAAGCTGCTGATGGTAAATTTTCATTCAAAATATCCACTGAAAATTTTTTGGATCTTATGAAAGAAGCCAGTAAACGCGAACTAGATATTATGATTTTTGTTGGAAATCCAGGGATGATTCAAATTCATACAGGGAAAATTCAAAAACTAGAACCTATGGGTCCTTGGTTTAATGTTTTAGACCCTGAATTCAACTTACATCTAAGAACAGACAAAATCGAATCCGTATACATAGTCGACAAACCAACGAAAGACGGAACCGTCACCTCCGTGGAAGTTTTTGACAACGAAGGATACTTAATTTTACAGATGTTTGGAAAACGAAAACCAGGAATTCCACAATCTAATGTTTGGTATCAACTTTCCAGAGAATACGTAAACAAAAGGGAAGAACTAAACCCTTCTCTTGTATAA
- a CDS encoding MASE3 domain-containing protein, with protein MLTILRKQLKNNSFFLWITVLCFVPLFLVGRFPEYFYREYEIGYFLVFHNITEIFSVIVSFSIFGLGYYSYSQSGNANTLFLGLGFLVVGSIDFMHTLGYTGMPDFITPNSGNKSSQFWIFSRLITAIVLFVAIYIKPNRKYKLIRENLLVWFALLLVLVIFLLVIVFPDWIPKTYEQGKGLTSFKKNAEYAIIGILFLSFFVYKKTTFCTSKKQLQYYLAAFVVCIFSEMVFAVYTSVYDVYNVIGHIYKIGAFYLIFKAVYIAAINDPYNQLIESNGLLSKEVEENKVYAEMIRKSLKEKENLIAEIFHRTKNSIQLVRSILMIQASDFPDDKNIQSIVEDTSIKIQTMSLVHDHLYANNDLSEIKVSDYLRSLVGMVRQVYPPSGKEINISFQVGEGTLLLDTAVPLGLVFTELLSNSFKYAFPNVRVGEVAIWFSFEGNVCNLEYSDNGVGLPEGFDLLKQKKLGLSLAKIIAEKQMEGTLSIDGTQGFRMKLSFPNNLYKRRV; from the coding sequence ATGTTGACCATTCTTCGTAAACAATTGAAAAACAATAGTTTCTTCCTTTGGATAACAGTCCTTTGTTTTGTACCTCTTTTTTTGGTCGGAAGATTTCCTGAATATTTTTATCGGGAATATGAAATTGGTTATTTTTTGGTTTTTCATAATATAACTGAGATCTTTAGCGTCATTGTATCTTTTTCTATTTTTGGTCTCGGTTATTATTCCTATTCACAAAGTGGTAACGCCAATACTTTATTTTTGGGACTGGGTTTCCTTGTGGTGGGATCCATTGATTTTATGCATACTCTCGGGTATACGGGGATGCCTGATTTTATCACTCCAAACTCAGGCAATAAATCCTCGCAGTTCTGGATATTCTCACGATTGATTACAGCGATTGTGTTATTTGTTGCCATCTATATCAAACCAAATAGAAAATATAAACTAATACGAGAAAATCTTTTGGTTTGGTTTGCCCTCCTTCTTGTTTTGGTAATTTTTCTTTTGGTAATTGTGTTTCCCGATTGGATACCTAAAACTTATGAACAAGGAAAAGGGTTAACAAGTTTCAAAAAGAATGCTGAATATGCAATCATCGGGATTCTCTTCTTGTCATTTTTTGTTTATAAAAAAACTACTTTTTGTACTTCGAAGAAACAACTTCAGTATTATTTGGCAGCATTTGTAGTTTGTATATTTAGTGAGATGGTTTTCGCTGTATACACTAGCGTTTATGATGTATATAATGTGATTGGTCATATTTATAAGATAGGTGCTTTTTATTTAATTTTTAAAGCAGTGTATATTGCTGCGATTAATGATCCTTATAATCAACTAATCGAATCCAATGGGCTTCTCTCCAAGGAAGTTGAAGAAAATAAAGTTTATGCAGAGATGATTAGAAAATCATTAAAGGAAAAAGAAAATCTAATTGCGGAAATATTTCATAGAACCAAAAACTCTATTCAACTAGTTCGTTCTATTCTGATGATTCAGGCATCAGACTTTCCTGATGACAAGAATATCCAGTCGATTGTTGAAGATACTTCGATAAAAATTCAAACCATGTCTTTGGTGCATGATCATTTATATGCCAATAATGATTTGAGTGAGATAAAAGTTTCCGATTATTTACGTTCTTTGGTTGGGATGGTGCGTCAGGTTTACCCACCTTCTGGAAAAGAAATAAACATCAGCTTTCAGGTAGGGGAAGGGACTTTGCTTCTGGACACCGCCGTTCCTCTTGGGTTGGTTTTTACTGAATTACTTTCGAATAGTTTTAAATATGCATTTCCAAATGTTCGAGTTGGAGAGGTAGCCATTTGGTTTTCTTTTGAAGGGAATGTATGTAATCTTGAATATAGTGATAATGGGGTAGGTTTACCTGAGGGATTTGATTTACTAAAACAAAAGAAGTTGGGGTTGAGTTTGGCAAAAATTATTGCGGAAAAACAAATGGAAGGAACCTTGAGTATCGACGGTACTCAAGGTTTTCGAATGAAACTTAGTTTCCCTAATAATTTATACAAGAGAAGGGTTTAG
- a CDS encoding 7TM diverse intracellular signaling domain-containing protein gives MTQLGRINLFLSFFIFLSCGTKFPERPLIQYTFESKTLEQILSGTAVWSKAHELKFNFGYWKPFVWVKFDLVNSENRNHDYIVELEAPWVDNVLLGWKENGEIVQKNFDGSSAFSKREIQHRNPIYKFTLKPSETKTIYARIQNSGILSAPFRVWRINSFFDRMERDYIANGVYFGIILALLLYNLLIYVSVREKAYVYYCLYLTTLAINYSLLGGFFKQLFVPDIAMSVKPFLYVSVNTSLTFVGLFSLSFLNLKKINSFLHRLVLFSVIVFGAMAIFSFIIPHNWIEVSFIYTFPYIFLLLMSAGAYSYYKGIKSSLFFLFAWVTLFVGVIFDSLTKASLIPSTTFGRYGVQIGTAFEVILFSLALGRRLRFLLEENLLAQNQLTTIKKDLETARKIQMRILPDELPKNPKLSMVVSYHPLYDVGGDFYDYFEFPEGFGLVIADVTGHGVSAALDSSTVKIAFRNAKEFKESPKELISAMNRFLCMSLNARFVSAAYFYIDFKQMKLYFCSAGNPPFVLVRNGEIESFECPGLLLGVRSNFEYEQKMISLKEGDRILFFTDGLYENVKPDEEPEAILFPEIKPLVGYPQDLFHSNLMDRLSEIRQDSKDDITLVSIDLIKNG, from the coding sequence ATGACGCAGCTTGGCAGAATTAATTTATTTTTATCATTTTTTATTTTCCTTTCCTGCGGCACTAAGTTCCCGGAACGCCCGCTCATCCAATATACATTCGAATCAAAAACATTAGAACAAATACTATCGGGAACTGCTGTTTGGTCAAAAGCCCACGAATTAAAATTCAATTTTGGTTATTGGAAACCTTTTGTATGGGTAAAATTTGATTTAGTAAACTCAGAAAATCGCAATCATGATTATATCGTGGAGTTAGAAGCTCCATGGGTCGACAATGTATTGTTAGGCTGGAAAGAAAACGGAGAGATTGTCCAAAAGAATTTTGATGGTTCCAGTGCATTTTCCAAAAGAGAAATTCAACATAGAAACCCTATTTATAAATTCACATTAAAACCATCCGAAACAAAAACCATATATGCTCGGATTCAAAATTCGGGGATATTGAGTGCACCGTTTCGAGTTTGGCGGATTAATTCTTTTTTTGACCGGATGGAAAGGGATTATATAGCAAATGGTGTGTATTTTGGTATTATTCTTGCTCTATTGTTATATAATTTGTTAATCTATGTAAGCGTTCGGGAAAAAGCCTATGTATATTATTGTTTATACTTAACCACTCTCGCAATTAATTATTCGTTATTGGGAGGTTTCTTCAAACAGTTGTTTGTTCCTGATATTGCCATGTCGGTAAAACCATTCTTATATGTTTCTGTAAATACTTCTCTGACTTTTGTCGGGCTTTTTTCGTTATCCTTTCTCAATTTAAAAAAAATAAATTCATTTCTACATCGTTTGGTTTTGTTTAGTGTGATCGTTTTTGGTGCCATGGCCATTTTTTCTTTTATCATTCCACATAATTGGATAGAAGTTTCTTTTATCTATACTTTCCCGTATATTTTTCTTCTGCTCATGTCTGCCGGTGCTTACTCTTATTATAAAGGGATAAAGTCATCTTTGTTTTTTCTTTTTGCGTGGGTTACTTTGTTTGTTGGAGTTATTTTTGATTCTTTAACCAAGGCTTCGTTGATTCCCTCTACTACCTTTGGTAGGTATGGTGTACAAATCGGTACGGCATTTGAGGTGATATTGTTTTCCCTCGCTTTGGGGAGGAGATTGCGGTTTTTGTTAGAAGAAAATCTTTTGGCGCAAAACCAACTAACGACGATTAAAAAGGATTTGGAAACAGCAAGAAAAATTCAAATGCGAATTTTGCCAGACGAATTGCCAAAAAATCCAAAATTGTCAATGGTTGTCTCTTACCATCCGCTTTATGATGTTGGTGGTGATTTTTATGATTACTTTGAATTTCCAGAAGGATTTGGATTGGTGATTGCCGATGTAACGGGTCACGGGGTGAGTGCTGCGTTAGATTCTTCCACTGTTAAAATTGCATTTCGAAATGCAAAAGAGTTCAAGGAATCTCCAAAAGAATTGATTAGTGCTATGAATCGATTTCTTTGTATGAGTTTGAATGCTCGTTTTGTCAGCGCTGCCTATTTTTATATAGATTTTAAGCAGATGAAGTTGTATTTTTGCTCTGCTGGGAATCCTCCCTTTGTATTGGTTCGTAATGGAGAAATAGAATCATTTGAATGTCCTGGGCTCCTTCTTGGAGTACGTTCTAACTTTGAGTATGAACAAAAAATGATTAGTTTGAAAGAAGGGGATAGGATTTTGTTTTTTACCGATGGTTTGTATGAAAATGTCAAACCAGATGAAGAACCTGAGGCAATTCTGTTTCCAGAGATTAAACCATTGGTTGGTTATCCTCAGGATTTGTTTCATTCTAATTTAATGGACAGATTGTCCGAAATTCGGCAAGATTCTAAAGATGATATTACCCTTGTGTCGATTGATCTCATAAAAAATGGGTAA
- a CDS encoding YegP family protein, producing the protein MSAKFEIYKDKAGEFRFRLKAGNGEIIASSEGYSSKQACENGISSVKNNAGSAEIVDQT; encoded by the coding sequence ATGTCAGCAAAATTCGAAATTTACAAAGATAAAGCAGGAGAATTCCGCTTTCGCCTCAAAGCCGGCAATGGAGAAATCATTGCTTCTAGTGAAGGATACTCTTCCAAACAAGCTTGTGAAAACGGCATCAGTTCAGTAAAGAATAATGCCGGTTCAGCGGAAATCGTAGATCAAACGTAA
- a CDS encoding pyrimidine/purine nucleoside phosphorylase: protein MSSFESVTVLKSANIYFNGNVTSRTVLFSNGEKKTLGIMMPGEYEFGTDQKEIMEIQSGKLSVLLPGSETWLQIDGKSEFEVPAGSKFKLKVQTVTDYCCSYV from the coding sequence ATGAGTTCATTCGAATCCGTAACAGTACTAAAATCAGCCAACATCTACTTCAATGGAAACGTTACCAGCCGGACGGTTCTATTTTCAAATGGGGAAAAGAAAACCTTGGGGATTATGATGCCCGGGGAATATGAATTTGGAACCGACCAGAAAGAAATTATGGAAATCCAATCTGGAAAACTCTCTGTTTTGTTGCCTGGATCCGAAACATGGCTCCAAATTGACGGAAAGTCTGAATTTGAAGTCCCTGCTGGATCCAAGTTTAAACTCAAAGTTCAAACTGTAACAGACTACTGTTGTTCTTACGTTTGA
- a CDS encoding TetR/AcrR family transcriptional regulator — translation MPIKSSQKSENKKQQAREKSIERILSSAIVLFAKHGFSQTTMEMIANHAKISKGLAYNYFKSKNQIFEQIIDSHLAKQEKFYNNIPPNLSAKEYVREFFNRSIQFAKEERKTMVLISVCLFQPGSVSLSKKMLENVERRFAPFKEAMRERFRSYGVKEPDKEMILIKTFLHGVIMSQHFNDTTTCTPTIIEMVLERYDYKN, via the coding sequence GTGCCCATAAAGTCATCACAAAAGTCAGAGAACAAAAAACAACAAGCCCGGGAAAAATCCATAGAAAGGATCCTTTCCTCAGCTATCGTTTTGTTCGCTAAACATGGGTTTTCTCAAACCACCATGGAAATGATTGCAAATCATGCCAAAATTTCCAAGGGTCTTGCTTATAATTATTTCAAAAGCAAAAACCAAATTTTTGAACAAATCATCGATTCTCATCTCGCCAAACAAGAGAAGTTTTATAATAATATTCCTCCGAACCTTTCTGCAAAAGAATACGTTCGTGAATTTTTTAACCGTTCCATCCAATTTGCAAAAGAAGAAAGAAAAACCATGGTTTTGATTTCTGTATGTCTTTTCCAACCTGGTTCTGTCTCACTTTCGAAAAAGATGTTAGAAAATGTGGAAAGGCGATTTGCCCCATTCAAAGAGGCAATGAGGGAACGCTTCAGATCTTATGGTGTAAAAGAGCCAGATAAAGAAATGATTCTTATCAAAACATTTCTTCATGGTGTGATCATGAGCCAACATTTTAATGATACAACCACTTGCACCCCAACAATCATTGAAATGGTTTTAGAAAGATACGATTATAAAAACTAA
- a CDS encoding PaaI family thioesterase: MQTLSTEETQKILEDMTVNFNHGGRKITVPPPIFLAMKAEILSYTKGKSIKVAFPVSEDQTNPMGMMQGGVIAAAFDNAFGPLSYLVAKRPTTTIDMNIQYIRGVAVGQKVIVTASVEAKGFSTIHMIGEMRTEKDKLLATATTNLLILKIPGGVGE; encoded by the coding sequence ATGCAAACACTTAGTACCGAAGAAACTCAAAAAATTTTAGAAGATATGACTGTAAATTTCAATCATGGTGGAAGAAAAATTACTGTTCCTCCGCCAATTTTTCTGGCAATGAAGGCTGAAATTTTATCTTATACAAAAGGAAAAAGTATCAAAGTAGCATTCCCAGTTTCAGAAGACCAAACCAATCCTATGGGGATGATGCAAGGTGGTGTGATTGCCGCTGCCTTTGATAATGCTTTTGGACCTCTGAGTTACCTTGTGGCAAAACGTCCCACAACAACCATCGATATGAACATTCAATACATTCGGGGAGTGGCTGTGGGCCAGAAAGTGATTGTGACAGCATCTGTGGAAGCAAAAGGTTTTTCAACCATTCATATGATTGGTGAAATGCGGACGGAAAAAGATAAACTTCTAGCAACCGCTACAACAAACCTTTTGATTCTAAAAATTCCTGGTGGGGTAGGGGAATAG
- a CDS encoding TetR/AcrR family transcriptional regulator codes for MSRSSYHHGDLKNSIIRSCHKLLQKKGASDFSLREVATLSGVSHAAVYRHFQDKEEVLEILASIGFDRLGSLQKKVIQNTKDPDGYYIKLGLVYIQFAIKNPNYYRLMFQTKRTMESSILKRSKLKSYAILVRGCRFYLKTKKRKEKHRSFALMAWSLVHGYSNLCIETDFPDTESKVLKKSKLEVAEDLLRFSI; via the coding sequence GTGAGCCGCTCTTCCTATCATCACGGGGATTTAAAAAATTCCATTATTAGGTCTTGTCACAAACTTTTACAGAAAAAAGGGGCATCAGATTTTTCCCTGAGAGAAGTAGCCACCCTTTCAGGTGTTTCCCATGCAGCAGTTTACAGACATTTTCAAGACAAAGAGGAAGTATTAGAAATTCTAGCTTCTATTGGATTTGATAGACTTGGTTCCTTACAAAAAAAGGTAATTCAGAATACAAAGGATCCTGATGGTTATTATATAAAACTGGGATTGGTTTATATACAATTTGCGATTAAAAATCCCAATTATTATCGGCTAATGTTTCAAACTAAAAGAACAATGGAATCTTCCATTTTAAAACGATCAAAATTGAAATCCTATGCGATTTTAGTTCGAGGATGTAGGTTCTATTTAAAAACAAAAAAAAGAAAGGAAAAACATAGAAGTTTTGCACTTATGGCTTGGTCACTAGTCCATGGTTATAGCAATTTATGTATTGAGACCGACTTCCCTGATACAGAAAGCAAAGTTCTAAAAAAATCGAAACTAGAAGTAGCTGAAGATCTATTGAGATTTTCAATCTAG
- a CDS encoding helix-turn-helix domain-containing protein, whose product MKTNRKGIWIPVWIENLNLSHSQTKLYAEIVSLHDKGGCFASNRYFGEVLGLKMDTVSRLVTSLKKLGLLEQTGFDGRKRFLKPIFINPSTKDLSSHREASEKNPILKLDKKEVIPQVPIIQKSNAGLDKNGAAYSSTIEVQKRVQKKNSWDEFKKWSEQTLSKSTHFEIVDLPSPDFLQGSLNLIWKQWLERKSLLPLGTVPSL is encoded by the coding sequence ATGAAAACAAATCGTAAAGGAATTTGGATCCCCGTTTGGATCGAGAATCTAAACCTTTCTCATAGCCAAACCAAATTGTATGCAGAGATTGTCTCGCTACATGATAAAGGTGGGTGTTTTGCTTCGAACCGTTATTTTGGTGAAGTCCTTGGTCTCAAAATGGATACAGTTTCAAGACTCGTCACCTCTTTGAAAAAACTAGGCCTTTTGGAACAAACCGGTTTTGATGGTAGAAAACGATTTTTAAAACCAATCTTCATAAACCCATCCACCAAAGATTTATCCTCACATCGAGAGGCCTCGGAAAAAAATCCAATACTGAAACTAGATAAAAAAGAGGTAATCCCCCAAGTCCCCATCATCCAAAAATCCAATGCAGGTTTGGATAAAAATGGTGCTGCTTATAGTAGTACAATAGAGGTACAAAAAAGAGTACAAAAGAAAAACTCTTGGGATGAATTTAAAAAATGGAGTGAACAAACTCTCTCAAAATCAACTCATTTTGAAATTGTCGATTTACCCTCGCCGGATTTTTTACAAGGAAGTTTGAATTTGATTTGGAAACAGTGGTTAGAAAGGAAATCTCTTCTCCCACTGGGAACTGTTCCCTCCCTTTAA